Proteins from one Gimesia maris genomic window:
- a CDS encoding SDR family NAD(P)-dependent oxidoreductase: MSVSSFCNLTGKKVLVTGSSSGIGKAIAIELAQAGADVLIHYRKSKEAAETVASQLQKLGRKSKTLSADLACLENYESFLNQAFQTWGQLDIWVNNAGVDLLTGSEAKLDYGQKLEKLLDVDVRGTVLLSRAVGERMQQQGSGCILNIGWDQSDRGMEGASGELFSTSKNAIMGFSRSLAVSLAPQVRVNCIAPGWILTAWGENASDVWQERVKRETPMQCWGTPEDIAKMARFLCSDEAAYITGQVINVNGGAVR, from the coding sequence GTGTCTGTATCTTCGTTCTGTAATCTCACCGGTAAGAAAGTTCTGGTCACCGGTTCTTCAAGTGGGATCGGAAAAGCGATCGCAATTGAGCTGGCTCAGGCGGGGGCGGACGTGCTGATTCATTATCGGAAATCAAAAGAAGCAGCGGAAACGGTTGCCAGCCAGCTGCAGAAACTGGGGCGGAAATCGAAGACATTATCTGCAGATCTTGCCTGTCTCGAGAATTATGAATCTTTCCTGAATCAGGCTTTTCAGACCTGGGGCCAACTGGACATCTGGGTGAATAATGCCGGGGTCGATTTATTAACCGGCAGTGAAGCGAAGCTGGATTATGGTCAGAAACTGGAAAAGCTGCTCGATGTGGATGTACGCGGAACCGTACTATTATCCCGGGCTGTGGGAGAACGTATGCAACAGCAGGGGAGTGGCTGTATTCTGAATATTGGTTGGGATCAGTCAGACCGGGGCATGGAAGGAGCCAGTGGAGAATTATTTTCCACCAGTAAGAATGCCATTATGGGTTTCAGTCGGTCCCTGGCAGTATCGCTGGCTCCCCAGGTACGCGTGAACTGTATCGCACCGGGGTGGATTCTGACTGCCTGGGGGGAAAACGCCAGTGACGTCTGGCAGGAACGCGTCAAACGGGAGACCCCAATGCAATGCTGGGGGACGCCGGAAGATATCGCGAAGATGGCCCGCTTTCTCTGCAGTGATGAGGCGGCTTATATTACCGGCCAGGTAATCAACGTCAACGGGGGAGCTGTCCGTTAA
- a CDS encoding PVC-type heme-binding CxxCH protein, which translates to MTGFTNRKMLFSCISGLMFVLATSFLQAEEIKTPRSLDDRVKIELFASEPDIVTVTGLTVDQHNRVYVVESHTHFRPENYQGPKTDRIRFLQDTTGDGHADRIQTFYEGSTETMNIAAHPEGWIYVATRSSIFRLRDQDDDGTADIRQNLVQLETTATYPHNGFSGFAFDFFNNVYFTMGENEGADAELVGDFGNVYFTLGQNYGDDALLVGKGNVRIPALRGEGGIFRCRLDGSKLERIATGFWNPFHLCFDVNGRMFVGDNDPGNRPPCRLLTIVRGGDYGYRRRTLEPFIAVNAETPGTLPMTSSTGESPTGLIIYESDQLPADYRGDLLVASWGEHRIDRYHLTPDGAAFKATTQPVIAGEEHFRPAGIAAGPDGSLYVGDWADRSYPLHGKGRVWRISAVKPGEKQKDNTITSSDWQTRNAAARHLLTQGEVGITALKAALKNEDPRVRAVALNTLVSVDKLSTEQATSILQDKQSGLREQAVTILPEKLIELTKIAQEDPSPAVQAAALRRISDKSALPLIFQRLASPDKFMQQAARQALRNTLSDAELAENFSHADPAVRLGVILLLKASHAKPSTSILHLALNDENPQVRFAAVEWIGRDELHEFRETLIADLASKAPTPELLKAYLAAIAQLDGVMKDWTRGKTGDWWVSKSQARQQAAQLLELPETSPAVLQQILLFLPANDPALSEAKLTEFLKSEDPGLQTETVRTLRELKSDSVREKLLQLANDEATDANLRAEALIGLDSSFAKNIEPLLKLAQNKNPIVSNEALRTLSGATLTGVQRTRLQQLAVADADKAAAVERIFTRQLNEKRPTRDQLAAWMQTLAGPADSQAGQRLFFHPKGPGCFRCHQIDGRGQQVGPGLIRSNGRIALNREQLVEAIINPSKDIDPGFLPLTIVTIDGKSASGIYHKHNNKERSIYNSKGNVISFKISEIEEMVPSKTSIMPNGLADQMTLQEFRDLIAYLLPEAGSNRSSD; encoded by the coding sequence ATGACCGGTTTCACGAATCGGAAAATGCTTTTCTCCTGTATCAGCGGCTTGATGTTCGTTCTGGCTACGTCGTTCTTGCAGGCAGAGGAAATCAAAACACCTCGTTCACTTGATGATCGAGTGAAAATCGAATTGTTCGCCTCCGAACCGGATATCGTTACAGTCACCGGACTGACTGTCGATCAGCACAACCGCGTGTATGTTGTTGAGAGCCACACTCACTTTCGTCCCGAAAATTACCAGGGACCGAAAACCGACCGTATCCGCTTCCTGCAGGACACTACCGGCGATGGACACGCCGATCGCATCCAGACCTTCTATGAAGGTTCAACCGAAACGATGAACATCGCCGCGCATCCGGAGGGCTGGATCTACGTCGCAACCCGCAGCTCGATTTTCCGACTGCGCGATCAAGACGATGATGGCACCGCTGATATCAGGCAGAACCTGGTGCAACTGGAGACGACAGCCACCTATCCGCACAACGGCTTCTCAGGTTTTGCCTTCGACTTTTTTAACAATGTCTACTTTACCATGGGAGAAAACGAAGGAGCTGATGCAGAGCTGGTTGGCGATTTTGGAAACGTCTATTTCACCCTCGGTCAGAATTATGGAGACGATGCCCTTCTCGTGGGAAAAGGAAATGTACGCATTCCCGCCCTCCGCGGCGAAGGAGGTATCTTCCGCTGTCGTCTGGATGGCAGCAAGCTCGAACGCATCGCTACCGGCTTCTGGAATCCCTTCCATCTCTGCTTCGATGTCAACGGTCGCATGTTTGTCGGCGATAATGATCCCGGGAACCGACCTCCCTGCCGCCTGCTAACAATCGTGCGGGGTGGCGACTATGGTTATCGACGCCGGACACTCGAACCCTTTATCGCCGTCAACGCAGAAACGCCCGGCACACTGCCGATGACCTCGTCTACTGGCGAATCTCCCACCGGACTGATCATCTACGAATCGGATCAGTTGCCCGCCGACTATCGCGGCGACCTGCTGGTTGCCAGTTGGGGAGAACATCGTATAGACCGCTACCACCTCACTCCGGACGGAGCCGCTTTTAAAGCAACGACTCAGCCCGTTATCGCCGGCGAAGAACATTTTCGGCCCGCCGGGATCGCTGCAGGTCCTGATGGCAGTCTATATGTCGGCGACTGGGCAGATCGTTCCTATCCCCTCCACGGCAAAGGTCGCGTCTGGCGCATCTCTGCGGTCAAACCTGGAGAGAAACAGAAAGATAATACAATCACTTCTTCTGACTGGCAGACCCGTAATGCCGCTGCCAGGCATCTACTCACACAGGGAGAGGTTGGAATCACCGCATTAAAAGCCGCTCTCAAAAATGAAGATCCCCGCGTTCGTGCTGTCGCCTTGAATACCCTGGTCAGTGTCGACAAACTCTCTACCGAACAGGCCACCTCAATCCTGCAGGACAAACAGTCCGGCCTACGGGAACAGGCGGTGACGATCCTGCCTGAGAAGCTGATTGAATTAACGAAAATCGCTCAGGAAGATCCCTCGCCTGCTGTTCAGGCAGCGGCGTTAAGACGAATTTCTGATAAGTCAGCGCTGCCGCTGATATTTCAAAGGCTTGCTTCTCCCGACAAATTCATGCAGCAGGCTGCGCGGCAGGCTCTCCGCAATACGTTATCCGACGCAGAGCTCGCTGAAAACTTTTCACACGCAGATCCCGCCGTCCGTCTGGGTGTCATTCTGTTGTTAAAAGCAAGCCACGCAAAGCCCTCTACTTCTATACTGCATTTGGCTTTGAATGATGAGAATCCGCAAGTCCGCTTTGCAGCCGTTGAGTGGATCGGCCGCGATGAACTGCATGAATTTCGCGAGACACTGATTGCAGACCTCGCCAGCAAAGCCCCCACTCCAGAACTGCTGAAAGCTTATCTCGCGGCCATCGCTCAACTGGATGGAGTGATGAAAGACTGGACGCGAGGCAAAACCGGCGACTGGTGGGTCAGCAAATCCCAGGCACGCCAGCAGGCAGCACAATTGCTCGAGCTCCCCGAGACATCCCCAGCGGTACTGCAACAGATCCTCTTGTTTCTGCCTGCAAATGATCCCGCCTTGAGCGAAGCGAAACTCACTGAATTCCTGAAATCGGAAGATCCCGGTCTGCAAACCGAAACCGTCCGCACCCTGCGCGAACTCAAATCCGATTCTGTCAGGGAAAAACTGTTACAACTCGCAAACGACGAAGCGACGGATGCCAATCTGCGTGCAGAAGCCCTCATTGGTCTCGACTCTTCTTTCGCAAAAAATATCGAGCCTCTGCTGAAATTAGCACAGAATAAAAACCCAATCGTCAGCAATGAAGCCTTGCGAACCCTGTCCGGCGCTACCTTGACCGGAGTACAACGTACGAGACTTCAACAGCTCGCAGTTGCTGATGCAGACAAAGCGGCTGCCGTGGAAAGGATCTTTACACGACAGCTGAATGAAAAACGCCCCACCAGAGATCAGCTCGCAGCATGGATGCAGACGCTCGCAGGCCCCGCGGACTCCCAGGCCGGCCAGCGGCTCTTTTTTCACCCCAAAGGTCCCGGCTGTTTCCGTTGTCATCAGATCGATGGCCGCGGTCAACAGGTAGGACCAGGACTCATCCGTTCGAACGGTAGAATCGCCCTGAACAGGGAACAGCTGGTCGAAGCGATTATCAATCCCAGCAAAGACATCGATCCAGGATTTCTACCCCTCACGATTGTCACCATCGATGGAAAATCCGCATCTGGCATCTACCACAAGCACAATAACAAAGAACGCTCCATCTACAATTCAAAGGGTAATGTGATCTCATTCAAAATCAGTGAGATTGAAGAGATGGTCCCTTCTAAAACTTCGATCATGCCCAACGGCCTGGCAGACCAGATGACTCTTCAGGAATTCCGGGACCTGATTGCCTATCTGCTGCCGGAAGCAGGTTCGAATCGTTCGTCAGACTGA
- a CDS encoding alpha/beta hydrolase, producing the protein MNFLTQKTLILALLATVFSLFPIESSTAADKKPAAKKNAWKPLAGAEYKVYKKIEQGDLHLNIYKPADWKATDTRPGIVFFFGGGWRNGNPSQFEPHCKHLASKGMVACTAEYRIKSKHDTTPFECVADGKSAVRWIREHAKELGIDPQRIAAGGGSAGGHVAACTGTVIGFDEPDENKSISSVPNAMALFNPVVDTTETGWKGGPSQLGKRCKEISPIHFLKKGTPPTIIFHGTADKTVLFENVERFTEQMKQNGNRCELVAYEGEGHGFFNLRKNSEDNYHSTIKQLDQFLTSLDYIEPKQ; encoded by the coding sequence ATGAACTTCCTCACTCAAAAAACACTCATTCTGGCTCTGTTGGCAACAGTTTTCAGCCTCTTCCCAATCGAATCATCAACAGCGGCTGACAAAAAACCGGCAGCAAAGAAGAATGCCTGGAAGCCGTTAGCAGGCGCGGAATACAAAGTCTACAAAAAAATCGAACAGGGTGATCTGCATCTGAATATCTATAAGCCCGCAGACTGGAAAGCCACCGACACCCGTCCCGGCATCGTCTTCTTCTTTGGGGGCGGCTGGAGAAACGGCAATCCCAGCCAGTTTGAACCACACTGTAAACACCTGGCATCCAAAGGCATGGTTGCCTGCACCGCCGAATATCGCATCAAATCCAAACACGATACAACGCCGTTTGAATGCGTGGCCGATGGGAAATCCGCAGTCCGCTGGATTCGCGAACATGCAAAAGAACTGGGAATCGACCCTCAGCGTATCGCAGCCGGCGGTGGCTCTGCCGGTGGGCATGTCGCCGCCTGCACGGGAACCGTGATCGGCTTTGATGAACCCGATGAAAACAAAAGCATCTCGTCCGTCCCGAATGCGATGGCGCTGTTCAATCCGGTCGTCGATACCACAGAAACTGGCTGGAAAGGCGGCCCTTCTCAGTTGGGAAAACGCTGCAAGGAAATTTCACCAATTCACTTCCTCAAAAAAGGGACGCCGCCCACCATCATTTTTCATGGCACTGCTGATAAAACCGTCCTGTTCGAAAATGTCGAACGTTTCACAGAACAGATGAAACAAAACGGCAACCGCTGTGAACTGGTCGCCTACGAAGGTGAAGGGCACGGATTCTTTAATCTCCGCAAAAACAGCGAAGACAACTACCACTCCACAATCAAACAACTGGATCAGTTTCTGACCTCACTGGACTACATCGAACCAAAACAATAA
- a CDS encoding sialate O-acetylesterase has product MILSLVFEWESQKMKIKWLLNLTLCLGMSVVLSPLLAADKTAELPEKEKFHIYLLIGQSNMAGRGKVDPASNKAHPRVLKLDKAGNWVPATDPLHFDKPKIAGVGPGSGFGPVIADAYPEVTIGLIPAAVGGTPLSRWVKGGDLYERAVKLAKENQKKGVIKGAIWHQGEGDSSNPKLYNSYQKRLSGMIADLRTDLGEPDMPFVMGELGEFFTRPGAPTVNQALHGIAKEVPATAVASSKGLPAKSDQVHFNAESEREFGKRYAAQMLKLQKQAAEK; this is encoded by the coding sequence ATGATTTTGTCTCTTGTTTTCGAGTGGGAATCCCAAAAAATGAAAATTAAATGGTTGTTGAATCTGACCCTGTGTCTGGGGATGTCTGTTGTTTTATCGCCGCTGCTGGCCGCTGACAAAACTGCTGAGTTACCCGAGAAAGAAAAGTTTCATATCTATCTGCTCATCGGGCAGTCCAATATGGCAGGGCGGGGCAAAGTTGATCCTGCCAGCAATAAAGCACATCCCCGGGTGTTGAAACTCGATAAAGCTGGGAACTGGGTGCCTGCAACAGATCCGCTGCATTTCGATAAGCCGAAAATTGCGGGAGTGGGGCCGGGTTCCGGTTTTGGTCCTGTCATTGCAGATGCTTACCCTGAAGTGACCATCGGATTAATTCCCGCAGCGGTGGGGGGGACGCCACTCAGTCGCTGGGTCAAAGGGGGCGATCTATATGAACGTGCGGTCAAACTGGCCAAAGAGAATCAGAAAAAAGGTGTGATTAAGGGAGCGATCTGGCATCAGGGAGAAGGTGATTCTTCTAATCCCAAATTATATAACAGCTACCAGAAACGGTTGTCCGGAATGATAGCTGATTTACGAACTGATCTGGGTGAACCTGACATGCCTTTCGTGATGGGAGAGTTGGGAGAATTCTTCACGCGACCGGGAGCGCCGACTGTCAATCAGGCATTACACGGGATTGCAAAAGAAGTTCCTGCCACGGCTGTGGCGTCTTCCAAAGGACTGCCTGCGAAAAGTGACCAGGTACACTTCAATGCAGAGTCTGAACGGGAGTTTGGGAAACGTTATGCTGCTCAGATGTTGAAGTTGCAAAAGCAGGCAGCAGAGAAATAG
- a CDS encoding DUF1501 domain-containing protein — MNPIQERLSQITRRHFFKTGGLGLGTAALASLESGRLPLQAATPEMKSTGGLPGVPHFAPKAKQAIYLFMAGSPSQIDTLDYKPKLNELFDKDLPEEVRKGQRLTTMTSGQSRFPLAPSKFKFQKYDNGGDGAWVSELLPHTAGIVKDISIVRSLWTEAINHDPAITYICTGNQLPGRASLGSWLSYGLGSMNENLPSFVVLTSTWSGRQQAQALYNRLWGSGFLASKYAGVSLRSKGDPVLFLSNPPGVPSKLRRRMLDTLAEMNQNEFDQIGDPEIQTRISQYEMAFRMQTSVPELTDISKETKATLDMYGPEVHKPGTFAYHCLLARRMAERGVRFSQIFHRGWDQHANIAGDLPKQCKDIDQPAAALVKDLKQRGMLDDTLVVWGGEFGRTVYCQGKLTRENYGRDHHPRCFSVWMAGGGIKKGVVHGTTDDFSYNVTENPVHIHEMNATILKCLGIDHKKLTYKFQGLDQRLTGVEDHSPVQEILA; from the coding sequence CGACGACACTTTTTCAAAACCGGGGGCTTAGGCCTGGGTACCGCCGCCCTGGCATCGCTGGAATCCGGACGTCTGCCCCTGCAGGCAGCGACCCCGGAAATGAAATCGACAGGTGGCCTGCCAGGCGTACCACATTTTGCCCCCAAAGCCAAACAGGCCATTTACCTGTTCATGGCGGGATCCCCTTCACAGATTGATACACTTGATTACAAACCAAAACTGAACGAACTTTTCGATAAAGACCTGCCGGAAGAAGTCCGCAAAGGGCAGCGACTGACGACCATGACTTCAGGGCAGTCCCGCTTTCCATTGGCTCCTTCCAAATTCAAGTTTCAGAAATACGATAATGGAGGCGATGGTGCCTGGGTCAGCGAACTGCTGCCGCATACTGCCGGCATCGTGAAAGATATCTCCATCGTCCGTTCACTCTGGACGGAAGCCATCAACCACGATCCCGCCATCACCTACATCTGCACCGGCAATCAGCTCCCCGGTCGCGCCAGCCTGGGTTCGTGGCTCAGTTATGGTCTGGGCTCCATGAATGAGAACCTGCCCTCCTTCGTTGTGTTGACTTCCACCTGGTCGGGGCGTCAGCAGGCACAGGCGCTTTACAACCGACTCTGGGGCAGCGGATTCCTGGCGAGTAAATACGCGGGCGTCTCATTAAGATCGAAGGGTGATCCCGTACTCTTTCTCTCGAACCCTCCGGGGGTTCCTTCCAAACTGCGGCGGCGTATGCTCGATACGCTGGCAGAGATGAATCAGAATGAATTCGACCAGATCGGCGATCCGGAAATTCAGACACGTATCTCTCAGTACGAAATGGCATTCCGCATGCAGACTTCGGTTCCCGAACTGACCGACATCTCCAAAGAAACCAAAGCCACTCTCGACATGTACGGCCCCGAAGTACACAAGCCGGGCACCTTCGCCTACCACTGTCTGCTCGCTCGCCGCATGGCCGAACGGGGCGTGCGTTTTTCACAGATCTTCCATCGAGGCTGGGACCAGCACGCGAACATCGCCGGTGACCTGCCCAAGCAGTGTAAAGATATCGACCAGCCCGCAGCCGCCCTGGTCAAAGACCTGAAACAGCGAGGCATGCTGGACGACACGCTGGTCGTCTGGGGCGGAGAATTCGGTCGTACGGTTTACTGCCAGGGAAAACTGACTCGCGAAAATTATGGACGCGACCATCACCCGCGCTGTTTCAGTGTCTGGATGGCGGGCGGCGGAATCAAAAAGGGTGTCGTGCATGGCACAACCGATGATTTCAGCTACAACGTCACGGAAAACCCGGTTCACATTCATGAGATGAACGCAACGATTCTCAAGTGCCTGGGCATTGATCACAAAAAACTCACCTATAAATTCCAGGGACTCGACCAGAGACTGACGGGAGTAGAAGATCACAGCCCCGTCCAGGAAATTCTGGCCTGA